One genomic region from Campylobacter sp. RM5004 encodes:
- the trxB gene encoding thioredoxin-disulfide reductase has translation MLDLAIIGGGPAGLSAGLYATRGGLKNVVMYEKFMPGGQITSSSEMENYPGVATVMDGISFMMPWTEQSTRFGLKIEQKEVTRVEKNGENFKIIFSDNSSEDAKAVIVCTGAAPKKAGFKGENEFFGRGVSTCATCDGAFYRKKEVAVLGGGDTALEEALYLANLCSKVYLIHRREGFRAAPSTVERAKKNEKIEFILNAKVEEVVGDNAGVTGVKIVFNDGSKKDLAVPGIFTFVGLDVRNEVLKQTDGSYLCEMVGDAVKVDLRMRTSVEGLFAAGDLRVDAPRQVVCAAADGANAALSVISYLESKH, from the coding sequence ATGTTAGATTTAGCAATTATAGGTGGAGGTCCAGCAGGTCTTAGTGCAGGGCTTTATGCTACTCGTGGTGGGCTTAAAAATGTAGTAATGTATGAAAAATTTATGCCAGGCGGACAAATTACAAGCTCAAGTGAAATGGAGAATTATCCAGGGGTTGCTACCGTAATGGATGGAATTAGCTTTATGATGCCTTGGACTGAGCAAAGCACTAGATTTGGTCTTAAAATTGAGCAAAAAGAAGTAACTAGAGTTGAAAAAAATGGCGAAAATTTTAAAATTATTTTTAGCGATAATTCAAGCGAAGATGCAAAAGCTGTTATAGTTTGCACAGGTGCAGCACCTAAAAAAGCAGGATTTAAAGGTGAAAATGAATTTTTTGGTCGTGGAGTAAGCACATGTGCAACTTGCGATGGTGCGTTTTATAGAAAAAAAGAAGTAGCTGTTTTAGGTGGTGGCGATACAGCACTTGAAGAAGCACTTTATTTAGCAAATCTATGCTCTAAAGTATATTTAATCCATAGAAGAGAAGGCTTTCGTGCAGCTCCATCAACCGTTGAAAGAGCTAAGAAAAATGAAAAAATTGAGTTTATTTTAAACGCTAAAGTAGAAGAAGTTGTAGGCGATAACGCTGGTGTTACAGGTGTAAAAATCGTATTTAATGATGGAAGTAAAAAAGATTTAGCAGTTCCTGGAATATTTACATTCGTTGGACTTGATGTAAGAAATGAAGTATTAAAACAAACCGATGGCTCATATTTATGTGAAATGGTAGGAGATGCTGTAAAGGTTGATTTAAGAATGAGAACAAGTGTTGAAGGGCTTTTTGCTGCTGGTGATTTAAGAGTTGATGCACCAAGACAAGTTGTGTGTGCTGCAGCTGATGGAGCAAACGCTGCATTAAGCGTAATTTCATACTTAGAGAGCAAACATTGA
- a CDS encoding LemA family protein: MEVIYVVLALVVLILVLGISTYNSLISKRNDVRSIYSSVEVLLNQRYDLIPNLVASLKEYLKHESQTLENITKLRENALNINDKALKFNINNELSQALKSLNVKVENYPELKASENFLNLQNALRECEEQISAARRAYNSSVNAYNSACESFPTIIIANMFNFKKAEFYEASEQAKINPNVKDLFND; the protein is encoded by the coding sequence ATGGAAGTAATTTATGTAGTTTTAGCTTTAGTTGTTTTGATTTTAGTTTTAGGAATTAGCACATACAATTCATTAATTTCTAAAAGAAATGATGTAAGAAGTATTTATTCAAGTGTTGAGGTTTTGCTAAATCAAAGATATGATTTAATCCCTAATTTAGTAGCGTCTTTAAAAGAATATTTAAAACACGAAAGCCAAACCTTAGAAAACATTACAAAACTTAGAGAAAACGCATTAAATATAAATGATAAAGCTTTAAAATTTAATATAAACAATGAATTAAGCCAAGCTTTAAAAAGTCTTAATGTAAAAGTAGAAAATTATCCTGAGCTTAAAGCTAGTGAGAATTTTTTAAATCTTCAAAACGCTTTAAGAGAATGTGAAGAGCAAATTAGTGCAGCTAGAAGAGCTTATAATTCTTCTGTAAATGCTTATAATAGCGCTTGTGAGAGTTTTCCAACGATAATAATTGCTAATATGTTTAATTTTAAAAAGGCTGAGTTTTACGAAGCAAGCGAGCAAGCTAAAATTAATCCAAATGTAAAAGATTTATTTAATGATTAA
- a CDS encoding DUF3137 domain-containing protein — protein sequence MIKIISLFFIALIGYEFYKFLNDFNEISILIYLFIAWFLVILFVLGFNFYVYVIPFFYKNFKIIHNKDLYKNSLIKPLKAKIFYSYQNNDIDILGLCFYEFKDLEPFYNFSYLDVLFFGVYVRVNRKIKHNFRIFASKRLMSLYQDEWVFFEKSFASDNIEFNKKFSVYSNDLINDFKFFTPKKLANIVKAASNINKKFSIIYSKDYFEIYIHNFFFTSNIKKEYVSLLKIIQEFSE from the coding sequence ATGATTAAAATCATTAGCTTATTTTTCATAGCTTTAATAGGCTATGAATTTTATAAGTTTTTAAATGATTTTAATGAAATTAGCATTTTAATATATTTGTTTATAGCGTGGTTTTTGGTAATTTTATTTGTTTTAGGTTTTAATTTTTATGTTTATGTAATACCATTTTTTTATAAAAATTTTAAAATAATTCATAATAAAGATTTATATAAAAACTCCTTGATTAAGCCTTTAAAAGCTAAGATTTTTTATTCTTATCAAAATAATGATATTGATATTTTAGGACTTTGCTTTTATGAGTTTAAAGATTTAGAACCTTTTTATAATTTTTCTTATCTTGATGTTTTGTTTTTTGGTGTTTATGTAAGAGTTAATAGAAAAATAAAGCATAATTTTAGAATATTTGCAAGCAAAAGGCTTATGTCTTTATATCAAGATGAGTGGGTGTTTTTTGAAAAATCATTTGCTAGTGATAATATAGAATTTAATAAGAAATTTAGCGTATATTCAAATGATTTGATAAATGATTTTAAGTTTTTTACCCCTAAAAAATTAGCAAATATTGTAAAAGCTGCAAGTAATATTAATAAAAAATTTAGCATAATTTATAGTAAAGATTATTTTGAGATTTATATCCATAATTTTTTCTTTACATCAAATATTAAAAAAGAATATGTTAGTTTATTAAAAATAATACAAGAATTTAGCGAGTAA
- a CDS encoding DUF3137 domain-containing protein, whose translation MISILNILRIIGVILVVLYAGFYIFKNYENVAILFVGILTIIITSFLISYINHKNIIEPFFISNGFDKLSKNIKIKHINYDDLRVDYVYFKDDLSIAKLNISKKEEKNKIKLFNGVLFKKDNVDKKPFAIHSSKIFKKLDKNYGLCKLDNTDFNKYFQVYCEDKIKIYEYFTPKKLEKISQIAKELNKKISLIYEDNSLFLYLHDFRFSKEISKEFELGIRLIQEFSN comes from the coding sequence ATGATAAGTATTTTAAATATTTTAAGAATAATCGGGGTTATTTTAGTTGTTTTATATGCAGGTTTTTATATTTTTAAAAATTATGAAAATGTTGCTATTTTGTTTGTTGGTATACTAACTATAATTATCACATCGTTTTTAATATCTTATATTAATCATAAAAATATTATTGAGCCGTTTTTTATCTCAAATGGCTTTGATAAATTAAGCAAAAATATAAAAATAAAGCATATAAATTATGATGATTTAAGAGTTGATTATGTCTATTTTAAAGATGATTTAAGTATTGCAAAGCTTAATATTAGTAAAAAAGAAGAAAAGAATAAAATAAAGCTTTTTAATGGAGTTTTGTTTAAAAAAGATAATGTAGATAAAAAGCCTTTTGCTATACATTCAAGCAAGATTTTTAAAAAATTAGATAAAAATTATGGCTTATGCAAACTAGATAACACGGATTTTAATAAATATTTTCAAGTTTATTGTGAAGATAAAATTAAAATATATGAGTATTTTACACCTAAAAAACTTGAAAAGATAAGTCAAATCGCAAAAGAATTAAACAAAAAAATAAGCCTAATTTATGAAGATAATTCACTTTTTTTATACTTGCACGATTTTAGATTTAGCAAAGAAATCAGCAAGGAATTTGAATTAGGAATTAGACTTATTCAAGAATTTAGCAATTAG
- a CDS encoding bifunctional 4-hydroxy-2-oxoglutarate aldolase/2-dehydro-3-deoxy-phosphogluconate aldolase encodes MNAREILKVNPVIPVIAIDDINDALPLANALVLGGVRVLEITLRTNAGLKAIGLISKEIPEAIVGAGTVINAKQYKDVVNAGAKFAISPGINEKLLREIDYKIPLIAGIASPGELMLGLEYGLDTFKLFPASVVGGVPMLKAIYGPFSDVRFCPTGGISESNAKEYLSQPNVLCVGGSWLAPKELIKAKKWDEISEIARNSLELRA; translated from the coding sequence ATGAATGCAAGAGAAATTTTAAAAGTAAATCCAGTAATTCCTGTAATTGCTATTGATGATATAAATGATGCTTTGCCTTTAGCAAATGCTTTAGTTTTAGGTGGTGTAAGAGTGCTTGAGATAACCCTAAGAACTAATGCAGGACTTAAGGCAATTGGGCTAATTAGCAAAGAAATTCCTGAAGCAATTGTTGGAGCTGGAACGGTAATAAATGCTAAGCAATATAAAGATGTTGTAAATGCTGGTGCAAAGTTTGCAATAAGTCCAGGAATAAATGAAAAATTACTAAGAGAAATTGATTATAAAATACCTTTAATAGCAGGTATTGCAAGTCCTGGAGAGCTAATGCTTGGGCTTGAATATGGTCTTGATACATTTAAGCTTTTTCCTGCTAGTGTTGTTGGTGGTGTGCCTATGTTAAAGGCTATTTATGGACCATTTAGCGATGTTAGATTTTGCCCTACTGGTGGAATTAGCGAAAGCAATGCTAAAGAATATTTATCACAACCAAATGTGCTTTGTGTTGGGGGTTCTTGGCTTGCACCAAAAGAGCTTATAAAAGCTAAAAAATGGGATGAAATTAGCGAAATAGCAAGAAATTCATTAGAGCTTAGAGCTTGA
- the edd gene encoding phosphogluconate dehydratase has translation MTNAKLLEITEKIIKRSEKSRKDYLDLIENANSKINRSKLGCANLAHAYAAIPKSVREKLNNANSTHLAIISSYNDVLSAHEPYKDYPLSIKQACIKEGVSVQVASCTPSMCDGITQGYDGMQLSLFSRDVIAMSTAIGLSHNIFDGAFYLGVCDKIVPGLLMGALRFGQLPAMFIPSGPMPTGISNADKSIAREKYAQGLISKEELLNTEMKMYHSSGTCTFYGTANSNQVMIELLGLHMPNSAFINPNTKLREKLLTYSAKHFAKGVKDKSILPIGKMIDEKSIVNAIVGLMATGGSTNHTLHLIAIAKAAGIIINWDDFNDISNITPLLAKVYPNGKADINDFYEAGGLSFVINELLNNGLLHDDVNTVAGFGLSNYTKDPILKNDEITYEKCLEKSRNAEIITTYDKPFSTTGGLKVLSGNIGRSVIKVSAVSNDNLYIKERAIVFNDQLELMAAYEKGELNKNFIAVVKYQGPKANGMPELHKLIPPLGVLMSKGYKVALITDGRMSGASGKVPAAIHTSPEALLDGNIAKIKDGDLIEFDAINGTLNVLEDDFLTRNINHIDLSANELGSGRELFKALRNNCLSAEEGGVSF, from the coding sequence ATGACAAATGCAAAATTATTAGAAATTACCGAAAAAATAATAAAAAGAAGCGAAAAATCAAGAAAAGATTATTTAGACTTAATAGAAAATGCAAATTCTAAAATAAATCGCAGTAAATTAGGCTGTGCAAATCTAGCTCACGCTTATGCTGCAATTCCTAAGAGCGTAAGAGAGAAATTAAACAACGCAAATAGCACTCATTTAGCGATAATTTCAAGTTATAACGATGTTTTATCAGCTCATGAGCCTTATAAAGATTATCCTTTAAGCATAAAACAAGCTTGTATTAAAGAAGGCGTTAGCGTTCAAGTTGCAAGCTGCACTCCTTCAATGTGTGATGGTATCACTCAAGGTTATGACGGAATGCAACTTAGCTTATTTTCTCGTGATGTAATCGCAATGAGCACAGCAATTGGACTATCTCATAATATTTTTGATGGTGCATTTTACTTAGGAGTTTGTGATAAGATTGTTCCTGGACTTTTAATGGGAGCGCTTAGATTTGGGCAATTACCTGCTATGTTTATTCCAAGTGGTCCTATGCCAACAGGAATTAGCAATGCTGATAAAAGTATTGCTAGAGAAAAATACGCTCAAGGTTTAATTAGCAAAGAAGAATTATTAAATACTGAGATGAAAATGTATCATAGCTCAGGCACTTGCACATTTTATGGAACGGCTAATTCAAATCAAGTTATGATTGAATTACTTGGACTTCATATGCCAAACTCAGCCTTTATAAATCCTAATACAAAACTAAGAGAAAAATTATTAACTTATAGTGCAAAGCATTTTGCAAAAGGTGTAAAAGATAAAAGCATTTTACCAATAGGAAAAATGATAGATGAAAAAAGTATAGTAAATGCTATCGTTGGACTTATGGCAACAGGAGGTTCAACTAATCACACCTTACATTTAATAGCTATTGCAAAAGCTGCGGGAATTATAATTAATTGGGATGATTTTAATGATATTTCAAATATTACCCCACTTTTAGCTAAAGTTTATCCAAATGGCAAGGCTGATATAAATGACTTTTATGAAGCAGGTGGATTATCATTTGTAATAAATGAATTATTAAATAATGGCTTATTACACGATGATGTAAATACGGTAGCTGGATTTGGCTTAAGTAATTACACAAAAGATCCTATCTTAAAAAATGATGAAATTACTTATGAAAAATGTCTTGAAAAAAGCAGAAATGCTGAGATAATTACAACTTATGATAAGCCATTTAGCACTACTGGTGGGCTAAAGGTTTTAAGTGGAAATATAGGTCGCTCGGTAATTAAAGTAAGCGCAGTAAGCAATGATAATTTATATATAAAAGAAAGAGCGATTGTATTTAATGACCAACTTGAATTAATGGCAGCTTACGAAAAAGGTGAATTAAATAAAAACTTCATAGCAGTTGTAAAATATCAAGGCCCTAAGGCAAATGGTATGCCAGAGCTTCATAAACTAATACCACCTTTAGGAGTATTAATGTCTAAAGGATACAAGGTTGCATTAATTACTGATGGAAGAATGAGTGGAGCAAGTGGCAAAGTGCCTGCTGCAATTCATACAAGTCCTGAAGCATTGCTTGATGGAAATATTGCAAAGATTAAAGATGGGGATTTAATAGAATTTGATGCAATCAATGGCACTTTAAATGTATTAGAAGATGATTTTTTAACTAGAAATATAAATCATATTGATTTAAGTGCAAATGAATTAGGTAGTGGTAGAGAGCTTTTTAAAGCTTTAAGAAATAATTGTTTAAGCGCCGAAGAAGGCGGAGTAAGTTTTTAA
- a CDS encoding glucose-6-phosphate dehydrogenase: MKINFDFLLFGATGDLALRKIFPSLYDAFLNDLLHEDFKIIATGRSKLSLDEFKQKLNDKSKIHLKDITKWNSFLEKITYESVDINSIDDFKKLKMCLRNGVDNVIYFSISPEFFITCCKNLSELNMNEANVRIVLEKPLGMSLDECRAINESVAKYYKEEQIYRIDHYLGKNMVKELLEFRKNNPHINAFLNKDYVKSIELSVLERLGVESRGEFYDSCGALRDMLQNHMLQMLALFMIDVNSTNIRKAKLDFFNSLEKINKSDVIKAQYTKNEDSLSYKDELNVAKDSLTETFVAIKTSSNQENYKGVPIYLRTGKRMAENRVYFTINFKNNGYLYIEIQPNPKMKLLLNINDNYKEFEIGFSDIEKMPPYERLILNVINKDLSSFNEKEELESAWKWVQSVIDDKDFNMQEYPAYTNGINFKDCEFKL, encoded by the coding sequence ATGAAGATTAATTTTGATTTTTTATTGTTTGGAGCTACTGGAGATTTGGCTTTAAGGAAGATTTTTCCTTCACTTTATGATGCGTTTTTAAACGACTTACTTCACGAAGATTTTAAAATCATTGCAACAGGCAGAAGTAAATTAAGCTTAGATGAATTTAAGCAAAAATTAAATGATAAATCAAAAATACATTTAAAAGATATTACAAAATGGAACAGTTTTTTAGAAAAAATCACTTATGAAAGCGTTGATATTAATAGTATTGATGATTTTAAAAAGCTTAAAATGTGCCTAAGAAATGGCGTTGATAATGTTATATATTTTTCTATTTCGCCTGAGTTTTTTATCACTTGTTGTAAAAATCTAAGCGAGCTTAATATGAATGAAGCAAATGTTAGAATAGTTCTTGAAAAGCCTTTAGGAATGAGCCTTGATGAATGTAGAGCAATTAATGAAAGCGTAGCAAAATACTATAAAGAAGAGCAGATTTATAGAATTGATCATTATCTTGGTAAAAATATGGTTAAAGAATTATTAGAATTTAGAAAAAATAATCCACATATTAATGCCTTTTTAAATAAAGATTATGTAAAAAGCATTGAGCTTAGCGTATTAGAAAGACTTGGGGTTGAAAGTCGTGGAGAATTTTATGATAGCTGTGGTGCTTTAAGAGATATGTTGCAAAACCATATGCTACAAATGTTAGCTTTATTTATGATAGATGTTAATTCTACAAATATTAGAAAGGCAAAGCTAGACTTTTTTAACTCTTTAGAAAAAATAAACAAAAGTGATGTTATAAAAGCTCAATATACTAAAAACGAAGATAGCCTAAGCTATAAAGATGAATTAAATGTAGCAAAAGATAGCTTGACTGAAACTTTCGTAGCTATTAAAACAAGCTCAAATCAAGAAAATTATAAAGGTGTGCCGATTTATCTTAGAACTGGTAAGAGAATGGCTGAAAATAGGGTGTATTTTACGATTAATTTTAAAAATAACGGCTATTTATATATAGAAATCCAACCAAATCCTAAGATGAAATTATTGCTTAATATTAATGATAATTACAAGGAATTTGAAATCGGATTTAGCGATATTGAAAAAATGCCACCTTATGAGAGATTAATACTAAATGTAATCAATAAGGATTTAAGTTCATTTAATGAAAAAGAAGAGCTTGAGAGTGCTTGGAAATGGGTTCAAAGCGTAATTGATGATAAAGACTTTAATATGCAAGAATACCCTGCATATACAAATGGTATAAATTTTAAAGATTGCGAGTTTAAATTATGA
- the pgl gene encoding 6-phosphogluconolactonase, with the protein MRLFTFNDKNISEVALYKELVFSLNECINNKGEVNFYVSGGKSPKDLFAKLSREKLEWSKVNIFLVDERIVPTNHNDSNTNLVKEYLLQNDASKANFITCIKDELINDFDALKSYANSIYKTPDILILGMGTDAHTASIFPTAANLDELLSDTNTAYHIVKTSNYDRISLSLESILKAKRIFLNISGDEKYQVFLNACKEQNKKYPISFVINSKGNLDVYYAK; encoded by the coding sequence ATGAGATTATTTACTTTTAATGACAAAAACATAAGCGAAGTTGCTTTATATAAAGAATTAGTTTTTTCGCTAAATGAATGTATTAATAATAAAGGCGAAGTTAATTTTTATGTATCAGGTGGCAAGAGCCCAAAGGATTTATTTGCTAAGCTTAGCCGTGAAAAATTAGAATGGAGTAAGGTAAATATATTTTTAGTAGATGAAAGGATAGTTCCTACAAATCATAATGATAGTAATACAAATCTAGTTAAAGAATATTTATTACAAAATGATGCAAGTAAGGCAAATTTTATTACTTGTATAAAAGATGAATTAATAAATGATTTTGATGCCTTAAAAAGCTATGCAAATAGTATTTATAAAACTCCTGATATTTTGATTTTAGGAATGGGAACTGATGCTCATACTGCTTCAATATTTCCAACAGCAGCTAATTTAGATGAATTATTAAGCGATACAAATACAGCTTATCACATAGTAAAAACTTCAAATTATGATAGGATTAGCCTTAGTTTAGAAAGTATTTTAAAAGCAAAAAGAATATTTTTAAACATAAGTGGCGATGAAAAATATCAAGTATTTTTAAATGCTTGTAAAGAGCAAAACAAAAAATACCCTATAAGTTTTGTAATTAATTCAAAAGGAAATTTAGATGTCTATTACGCAAAATGA
- a CDS encoding glucokinase produces the protein MSITQNEYPRLLADIGGTNARFAIEFELGIIKNIEVLQCKDYETIVDAVKAYLKDKNLEIKHAAFAMANPVTSDYIQMTNNHWAFSISTTRLALKLETLLVLNDFTAQALAITKLKDDELVQVGGSFIEENSPKAVLGPGTGLGVSGLIPSKNGYIALSGEGGHVSFAPFDEIESMIWHYAKNKFGHVSAERLLSGMGLELIYEALAHKEGINETLSASKISELALSEKSALCRLSLDIFCAMLGTIASNLALTLGARGGVYICGGIIPKILEYFKHSSFRARFENKGRFDSYLAAIPVFVVLSNYPGINGASVALENHLKDKNVK, from the coding sequence ATGTCTATTACGCAAAATGAATATCCAAGATTATTAGCCGATATTGGTGGGACAAACGCTAGATTTGCCATAGAATTTGAATTAGGAATTATAAAAAATATTGAAGTTTTACAATGCAAAGATTATGAGACAATTGTAGATGCAGTAAAAGCCTATTTAAAGGATAAAAATCTTGAAATTAAACACGCTGCATTTGCTATGGCAAATCCGGTTACTAGTGATTATATTCAAATGACAAATAATCATTGGGCTTTTTCAATTAGCACTACAAGATTAGCACTTAAGCTTGAAACTTTATTAGTATTAAACGACTTTACAGCTCAAGCACTTGCTATTACAAAATTAAAAGATGATGAATTAGTGCAAGTTGGTGGCTCTTTTATAGAAGAAAACTCTCCTAAAGCAGTTTTAGGACCAGGCACGGGTTTAGGTGTTAGCGGATTAATACCTAGTAAAAATGGCTATATCGCACTCTCAGGCGAAGGCGGGCATGTTAGCTTTGCACCTTTTGATGAGATAGAATCAATGATTTGGCATTATGCAAAAAATAAATTTGGTCATGTTTCAGCTGAAAGATTGCTTAGTGGAATGGGACTTGAATTAATCTATGAAGCTCTAGCACACAAAGAAGGCATAAACGAAACTCTAAGTGCAAGTAAGATTAGCGAACTTGCATTGAGTGAAAAATCAGCTTTATGTAGATTAAGCCTTGATATATTTTGCGCAATGTTAGGAACAATTGCATCAAATCTAGCATTAACCTTAGGTGCTAGGGGTGGTGTTTATATTTGTGGTGGAATAATTCCAAAGATTTTAGAATATTTTAAGCATTCATCATTTAGAGCAAGATTTGAGAATAAAGGTAGATTTGATAGCTATTTAGCAGCTATTCCTGTTTTTGTAGTTTTATCAAATTACCCGGGGATAAATGGAGCGAGTGTGGCTTTAGAAAATCATTTAAAG